A single Staphylococcus muscae DNA region contains:
- a CDS encoding ABC-2 family transporter protein: MNFTLFDYLLLIIMILSSTIIFFCLYIIYGGLCFFTLNKIEVFTILTQGSREFGKYPIDAYGELVLKFSTYIVPYALVQYYPFIHLMGRSDNFNYIFYPVFSFLFIIPTVIIWKIGVVNYNSSGS; the protein is encoded by the coding sequence ATTAATTTTACATTATTTGATTATTTATTATTAATTATCATGATACTTTCAAGTACCATAATCTTTTTTTGCCTATATATAATTTATGGGGGGCTTTGTTTTTTTACTTTAAATAAAATTGAAGTTTTTACAATTTTGACTCAAGGCTCTAGAGAATTTGGGAAGTATCCCATAGATGCTTATGGCGAATTAGTTTTGAAATTTTCAACATATATTGTTCCGTATGCACTAGTGCAATACTACCCTTTTATACACTTGATGGGGAGAAGTGACAATTTTAATTACATTTTTTATCCAGTTTTCTCTTTCCTTTTCATTATACCTACTGTTATTATTTGGAAAATAGGGGTTGTTAATTATAATTCATCTGGCTCATAA
- a CDS encoding formate--tetrahydrofolate ligase: MSHLSDLEIANQATLKPIKEIADKAGIAEEALEQYGHYKAKIDISKIQTKGKKGKVVLVTAMSPTPAGEGKSTVTVGLADAFQHIDQNVMVALREPALGPTFGIKGGATGGGYAQVLPMEDINLHFNGDFHAITTANNALSAFIDNHIHQGNALGIDQRRIEWKRVLDMNDRALRQVVVGLGGPTQGVPREDGFNITVASEIMAILCLSTDIMDLKASIAKITIGYTRDRQPVTVKDLGVEGALAMILKDAIKPNLVQTMEGTPALIHGGPFANIAHGCNSIIATETARDLADIVVTEAGFGSDLGAEKFIDIKARKADFEPDAVVLVATIRALKMHGGIAKDNLKEENVEAVKAGIANLDRHVNNIRKFGVEPVIALNAFIHDTDAEFEAVQQWAKENNVHLSLTEVWEKGGAGGVDLAKKVLEVVEQPQTFKHLYELEQPLEEKIETIVKEIYGGSKVTFTSKAQKQLKQFKDNGWDHFPICMAKTQYSFSDDQTKLGAPSDFEITIRELEAKTGAGFIVALTGAIMTMPGLPKQPAALKMDVTEDGHAIGLF; encoded by the coding sequence GTGAGTCATTTATCAGATTTAGAAATTGCTAATCAAGCAACGCTTAAACCAATTAAAGAGATTGCTGATAAAGCTGGAATTGCTGAAGAAGCTTTAGAGCAATATGGACATTACAAAGCAAAAATTGATATTTCTAAGATCCAAACGAAGGGCAAAAAAGGGAAGGTCGTACTTGTAACAGCGATGAGCCCAACACCAGCAGGAGAAGGGAAATCAACAGTGACAGTTGGATTGGCAGATGCATTCCAGCATATCGACCAAAATGTTATGGTTGCTTTACGTGAACCTGCACTCGGACCAACTTTTGGTATAAAAGGTGGCGCAACTGGCGGTGGCTACGCACAAGTATTGCCAATGGAAGATATTAATTTGCATTTTAACGGTGACTTTCATGCGATTACAACAGCAAATAATGCATTATCTGCATTTATAGACAATCATATTCATCAAGGAAACGCTTTAGGCATCGATCAAAGACGTATTGAATGGAAGCGTGTGTTAGACATGAACGATCGTGCATTACGTCAAGTAGTTGTAGGCCTTGGTGGACCAACACAAGGTGTACCACGTGAAGATGGATTTAATATTACAGTAGCTTCTGAAATCATGGCTATCTTATGTTTGAGTACAGATATCATGGACTTGAAAGCAAGCATTGCTAAAATTACAATCGGCTACACACGTGACCGTCAACCTGTTACTGTTAAAGATTTAGGGGTTGAAGGGGCACTTGCGATGATTCTTAAAGACGCAATTAAGCCAAACTTAGTTCAAACAATGGAAGGGACACCTGCCTTAATTCACGGTGGACCATTTGCCAATATCGCACACGGATGTAACTCAATTATTGCGACAGAAACAGCTCGTGATCTTGCTGATATCGTTGTGACAGAAGCAGGATTCGGTTCTGATTTAGGTGCTGAGAAGTTTATTGATATTAAAGCACGCAAAGCCGATTTTGAACCTGATGCCGTCGTACTTGTGGCGACAATTCGTGCGCTTAAAATGCACGGTGGTATCGCAAAAGATAACTTAAAAGAAGAGAATGTTGAAGCGGTTAAAGCGGGGATTGCCAACTTAGACCGTCACGTTAATAATATTCGTAAATTCGGCGTAGAACCAGTCATTGCTTTGAATGCTTTCATTCATGATACAGATGCAGAATTTGAAGCTGTACAACAATGGGCGAAAGAAAACAATGTACATCTTTCATTAACAGAAGTATGGGAAAAAGGTGGCGCAGGTGGCGTTGACTTAGCGAAAAAAGTACTTGAAGTTGTAGAACAGCCACAAACGTTCAAACATTTATATGAACTGGAACAACCTTTAGAGGAAAAAATTGAAACAATTGTTAAAGAGATTTACGGTGGTTCAAAAGTGACATTCACTTCAAAAGCACAAAAACAATTGAAACAATTCAAAGACAACGGATGGGATCATTTCCCAATCTGTATGGCAAAAACGCAGTATTCATTCTCAGATGACCAAACTAAATTGGGTGCACCGTCAGATTTCGAGATAACAATTCGAGAACTTGAAGCAAAAACTGGTGCAGGATTCATTGTTGCATTAACTGGAGCAATCATGACAATGCCTGGGTTGCCAAAACAACCAGCGGCACTTAAAATGGATGTCACAGAAGATGGACATGCAATCGGTTTATTCTAA
- a CDS encoding lysophospholipid acyltransferase family protein has product MLYKLIGTVLEFIVAKRLKNLEVLGKDNEPDNNEYLVTCNHESYNEIVLLGVALLPNQIHFMAKQELFENKLFGKFLSALNAFPVNRENPGPSTLKIPVKLLNSNKTVGIFPSGHRTTEEVPLKRGAATIAMLAKKPILPAAYVGPTKLIGMLTGKAYIKFGAPIDTTTFPEGMKRQEKVEYLTNLIGERTKQLQQELNEYVKTK; this is encoded by the coding sequence ATGCTCTACAAATTAATTGGAACAGTATTAGAATTTATTGTGGCCAAAAGATTAAAAAATTTAGAAGTTCTCGGAAAAGACAATGAACCAGATAACAATGAGTATCTCGTGACATGCAATCATGAAAGTTATAATGAAATTGTATTGTTAGGAGTAGCATTATTACCAAATCAAATTCACTTTATGGCGAAACAAGAGTTGTTTGAAAATAAGCTTTTTGGTAAGTTTTTATCGGCATTAAATGCCTTTCCAGTAAATCGTGAAAATCCGGGGCCGAGTACATTAAAAATTCCGGTTAAGTTATTAAACTCAAACAAAACAGTTGGTATTTTTCCATCGGGTCATAGAACGACAGAAGAAGTCCCACTTAAACGTGGTGCTGCAACGATTGCAATGTTAGCAAAGAAACCGATTTTACCTGCTGCCTACGTAGGTCCTACAAAACTTATTGGTATGTTGACAGGCAAGGCTTATATTAAGTTTGGAGCACCTATTGATACTACAACGTTCCCAGAAGGTATGAAGCGACAAGAAAAAGTTGAATATCTCACGAACTTAATTGGTGAACGAACTAAACAATTGCAACAAGAACTCAATGAATATGTCAAAACAAAATAA
- a CDS encoding type I toxin-antitoxin system Fst family toxin: MLVQLTVTIVSGCVITLFSHWLSKRNKK; encoded by the coding sequence ATCCTTGTACAACTGACTGTTACTATTGTCAGTGGATGTGTTATTACGCTATTTTCGCATTGGCTAAGCAAGCGTAATAAAAAATAA
- a CDS encoding LacI family DNA-binding transcriptional regulator — protein sequence MNIFDVAKACNVSKSTVSRVLNNHPYVNEEKRRRVLQYIEENNYVPNNIATYFRNRTTKSIGISIPYIDHPFFSKISYELTKNFYEEGYKSFIHQTFCSPIKEEEVLISLKKSEIDAVILCSVENQAEIIEGYSKHGLIISSNDTNQTKSISNFHFDEFNIGKEATEYLIKKGINNIAICIDNPFNGAQKLRLEGYKKALLENKIHFKDEYIFSSAFTINDGIKIGIKIRENHKEIRGIYTGNDYVSAGIFRVLGNVS from the coding sequence ATGAATATTTTTGATGTGGCTAAAGCTTGTAATGTTTCAAAATCTACTGTATCTAGGGTATTGAATAATCATCCATATGTTAACGAGGAAAAAAGAAGGAGAGTCTTACAATATATTGAAGAAAATAATTATGTTCCTAATAATATTGCTACATACTTTAGAAATAGAACTACTAAGTCAATCGGTATTTCAATACCTTATATTGATCATCCCTTCTTTTCTAAAATCTCATATGAATTAACCAAAAACTTTTACGAAGAGGGTTATAAATCATTTATTCATCAAACATTTTGTTCACCAATTAAAGAAGAAGAGGTATTGATATCATTAAAAAAAAGTGAAATAGATGCAGTAATTTTATGTTCGGTAGAAAATCAAGCTGAGATTATTGAAGGGTACTCTAAACATGGTTTGATTATATCTAGTAATGACACCAACCAAACTAAGAGTATATCTAATTTTCATTTTGATGAGTTTAATATAGGGAAAGAAGCTACTGAATATTTAATTAAAAAGGGTATAAATAATATTGCTATATGCATTGATAATCCATTTAATGGAGCTCAAAAGTTAAGATTAGAAGGATATAAAAAAGCTCTTTTAGAAAACAAAATACATTTTAAAGATGAATATATATTTTCATCAGCGTTTACCATTAATGATGGCATCAAGATTGGTATAAAAATACGAGAAAATCATAAAGAAATACGAGGAATATATACTGGCAATGACTACGTTTCAGCAGGGATTTTTAGGGTTCTAGGAAATGTTTCCTAA
- the tyrS gene encoding tyrosine--tRNA ligase, whose product MTNALIEDLKWRGLIYQQTDEAAIEELLNKEEVKIYCGADPTADSLHIGHLLPFLTLRRFQNAGHRPVVLVGGGTGMIGDPSGKSEERVLQTEEQVEQNVLGIQRQMEMLFDFDKENGPILVNNKDWLSQISLIEFLRDYGKHVGVNYMLGKDSIQSRLEHGISYTEFTYTILQAIDFGYLNREYNCKMQIGGSDQWGNITTGIELMRRMYGTNDAYGFTIPLVTKADGKKFGKSESGAVWLDSEKTSPYEFYQFWINTSDDDVIKFLKYFTFLSKEEIAELETSVETEPHLRKAQQALAENVTALIHGQEALEEAQRISEALFKGDLKALSTKEIKAGFKDVPQVILSNKTTNIVEALVETKISSSKRQAREDVQNGAIYINGERETDLAYELSEADKYDNAFTIVRRGKKKYFMVNYQ is encoded by the coding sequence ATGACAAATGCATTGATTGAAGATTTAAAATGGAGAGGACTCATTTACCAACAAACAGATGAGGCTGCCATTGAAGAATTGTTAAATAAAGAGGAAGTCAAAATATATTGTGGTGCAGATCCGACTGCAGATAGTTTGCACATCGGTCATTTATTACCATTTTTAACTTTGCGTCGTTTCCAAAATGCAGGACATCGCCCAGTTGTTCTTGTAGGTGGCGGAACAGGGATGATTGGTGACCCATCTGGTAAATCAGAAGAACGTGTACTACAAACAGAAGAACAAGTTGAACAGAACGTATTAGGTATTCAACGTCAAATGGAAATGCTTTTTGATTTTGATAAAGAAAACGGACCAATTTTAGTCAATAATAAAGATTGGCTAAGTCAAATTAGCTTGATCGAATTTTTACGTGATTATGGTAAACATGTCGGCGTCAATTACATGTTAGGAAAAGATTCCATTCAATCACGTTTAGAACACGGAATTTCGTATACAGAATTCACATACACAATTTTACAGGCAATTGATTTTGGTTATTTAAATCGTGAATATAACTGTAAAATGCAAATCGGTGGATCCGATCAATGGGGTAATATTACGACAGGTATCGAATTGATGCGACGTATGTACGGTACAAATGATGCATATGGTTTTACAATTCCACTTGTAACTAAAGCTGACGGTAAAAAGTTTGGTAAGTCTGAGTCAGGTGCAGTATGGTTAGATAGTGAGAAAACAAGCCCATATGAATTTTATCAATTCTGGATTAATACAAGTGACGATGATGTCATCAAATTCTTGAAATACTTTACATTCTTATCAAAAGAAGAAATTGCAGAACTTGAAACTTCTGTTGAAACAGAACCACATTTGCGTAAAGCACAACAAGCATTAGCTGAAAATGTGACTGCACTTATTCACGGTCAAGAAGCATTAGAAGAAGCGCAACGTATTTCAGAAGCATTATTCAAAGGTGACTTGAAAGCATTATCAACAAAAGAAATCAAAGCAGGTTTTAAAGATGTACCGCAAGTTATATTATCAAATAAAACGACAAATATCGTAGAAGCACTTGTTGAAACAAAAATTTCATCTTCTAAGCGTCAAGCACGTGAAGATGTCCAAAACGGTGCGATTTATATTAATGGTGAACGCGAAACGGATTTAGCTTATGAATTGTCAGAAGCAGATAAATATGACAACGCATTCACAATTGTTCGTCGTGGTAAGAAAAAATATTTCATGGTAAATTATCAATAA
- a CDS encoding recombinase family protein, giving the protein MAIVGYARVSTQDQKLDSQIDALKEYGCTKIFSEKVSGKKFKRTELDKCLEYLREGDTLVIYKLDRLGRTTTQLIELSQWLEDNHIELQIINMNINTKDAMGKMFFTMMSAFAELEANLLSERTKKGLAAARARGRKGGRPSLPDYKKREINFLYDEQKLTGEEIAQQTGVSRSTVYRVINERK; this is encoded by the coding sequence ATGGCAATAGTTGGTTATGCACGTGTGTCAACACAAGATCAAAAACTAGATAGTCAAATTGATGCATTAAAAGAATATGGATGTACTAAAATATTCAGTGAAAAAGTAAGTGGCAAAAAATTCAAAAGAACAGAACTTGATAAATGCCTTGAATATTTGAGAGAAGGAGATACACTTGTTATTTATAAGCTTGACCGTCTAGGCAGAACTACCACGCAATTAATAGAACTGTCTCAGTGGCTTGAAGATAATCATATTGAACTTCAAATTATTAATATGAATATCAATACAAAAGATGCTATGGGAAAAATGTTTTTTACAATGATGAGTGCATTTGCCGAATTAGAGGCTAATTTATTGAGTGAAAGAACTAAGAAAGGACTTGCAGCTGCAAGAGCTAGAGGTCGCAAAGGAGGCAGACCATCACTCCCAGATTATAAAAAACGAGAAATCAATTTCTTATATGATGAACAGAAACTTACAGGGGAAGAAATTGCTCAGCAAACTGGTGTTAGTCGATCTACGGTTTATCGCGTTATAAACGAGAGAAAATAA
- a CDS encoding biosynthetic peptidoglycan transglycosylase: protein MKEIYQTDNKLSHILKKFDLFCRFVKRLFFSFVALFLLVLFLLLGIAIGYFTSLVSESRALNDTSLIQQVTDLPEMEPITSPKTDMIALYDAPEPVLIAGPHEVSPFVTSALVAAEDDQFYIHNGILPKAVIRAIYQDIFQHQFATGGSTITQQLIKNQVLSNERTYDRKAKEIMYALRIEKLMTKDEILFTYLNRVPFGLDTNGQHITGITSASYGIFGKPPRSLNLAESAYLTGLLQSPYYYTPFDLKGNIRPDKELMPSINRQRYVLKRMRIEQMITDDEYQQALNYDIRSHLS, encoded by the coding sequence ATGAAAGAAATATATCAAACTGACAATAAACTATCACATATTCTTAAAAAATTTGATCTTTTTTGCAGATTTGTGAAACGATTATTTTTTTCATTTGTTGCACTCTTTCTTTTAGTTTTATTTCTATTATTAGGAATTGCAATTGGTTACTTTACAAGCTTAGTGTCAGAATCTCGTGCTTTAAATGATACTTCTCTTATTCAACAAGTGACGGATTTACCGGAAATGGAACCTATTACTTCTCCTAAAACAGATATGATTGCTTTATATGATGCGCCTGAGCCGGTACTTATTGCAGGACCTCATGAAGTATCGCCGTTTGTAACATCCGCTTTAGTTGCTGCTGAAGATGATCAGTTCTATATACATAATGGAATATTACCAAAAGCAGTTATTCGTGCGATATATCAAGATATCTTCCAACACCAATTTGCAACGGGAGGCAGTACCATAACGCAACAATTAATTAAAAATCAAGTACTGTCAAATGAACGCACATATGATCGAAAGGCTAAAGAAATAATGTATGCATTGCGAATTGAAAAATTAATGACTAAAGATGAAATATTATTTACTTATTTAAATCGCGTGCCATTCGGATTAGATACAAATGGTCAACATATTACAGGTATTACCTCTGCATCGTATGGTATTTTTGGAAAACCGCCACGTTCACTCAATTTAGCAGAGTCTGCTTATCTGACAGGATTGTTACAAAGTCCTTATTACTATACGCCGTTTGATTTGAAGGGTAATATCCGCCCTGATAAAGAACTAATGCCTTCTATTAATAGACAACGATATGTATTAAAACGTATGCGAATTGAACAAATGATCACGGATGATGAATATCAACAAGCATTAAATTATGATATTCGAAGTCATCTCTCATAA
- a CDS encoding Gfo/Idh/MocA family protein — protein sequence MIKYGIIGTGGIAKIHAEIINDIPNVCLFGAHDIVDDNLEKFCLEFNTTPFKDIHSMLEKVDIAVICSPNFCHVDHIVKSLDHNCDVLCEKPLTSSLSESNIIRHYNKLQNIKSINLNYRNLTVVKKIMELINDDKIGGIISIHMAFLKNSAYRRKTFTWRDDRSSKLSSGALGDLGVHFLDLATYITNSNVKVETIKTKMMTKVKQKSDSIVQVDDHSETFFMTSNGQYIHIETSKACAEDLCGFYISITGCNGEIKFSSKNDGVVTVNNNDIQEIVQLDDRIYIDPENEFYGWKDSFYHSHIKLLGAIKNRKETSISTFEDVV from the coding sequence ATGATTAAATATGGAATTATTGGCACAGGTGGTATTGCAAAAATACATGCTGAAATAATAAACGACATCCCTAATGTATGCCTTTTTGGTGCCCATGATATAGTAGATGATAATTTAGAAAAGTTTTGTTTAGAATTTAATACAACTCCATTTAAAGATATTCATTCTATGTTAGAAAAAGTGGACATTGCTGTAATATGCTCTCCAAACTTCTGTCATGTAGATCATATCGTTAAATCTTTAGATCATAATTGCGATGTATTATGTGAAAAACCTTTAACTAGCAGTCTTTCTGAATCAAATATAATTAGACATTATAACAAACTACAAAATATAAAAAGCATAAATCTAAATTATAGAAACTTGACAGTTGTTAAAAAGATTATGGAGTTAATAAATGATGATAAAATAGGTGGAATCATATCTATTCATATGGCATTTCTAAAAAATAGTGCTTATAGAAGAAAAACTTTTACTTGGAGAGACGATAGAAGTTCAAAGTTAAGTAGTGGTGCCTTAGGAGATTTAGGAGTTCATTTTCTCGATTTAGCGACTTACATTACTAACAGTAATGTAAAAGTAGAAACAATTAAAACTAAAATGATGACTAAAGTAAAGCAAAAAAGTGATAGTATAGTGCAAGTTGATGATCATTCAGAAACATTTTTTATGACTAGCAATGGACAATATATTCATATAGAGACTTCTAAAGCTTGTGCTGAAGATTTATGTGGTTTCTACATTTCGATTACAGGATGTAATGGTGAAATCAAGTTTTCATCAAAAAATGATGGAGTAGTTACTGTTAATAACAATGATATTCAAGAGATAGTTCAATTAGATGATAGGATATACATTGACCCAGAAAATGAATTTTATGGATGGAAAGATAGCTTTTACCATTCACATATAAAACTTTTGGGGGCTATCAAAAATAGAAAAGAAACTTCAATTTCTACTTTTGAAGATGTGGTCTGA
- a CDS encoding DegT/DnrJ/EryC1/StrS family aminotransferase, giving the protein MTLKSSSIFNFRNNIQELKKHTEIHANKYLSNEIDITRQNLSENRDIQKIEFMPVNSLIREDETEKIIKALKQLLPTGKYTSGKYIDEFEQYLSEYLSINHVIALSSGTAALTIGLLSLGVTAGDEVILPSNSFAATENAVVSIGATPVYADVKDDFTICPKSIENLITSKTKAILSVHLYGRFCDMLKIKKIALEHDIRVIEDACQGIGLEEVGMHSDLAALSFNPYKNLGVCGKAGAIITNNAELDYKCRLISYHGFNLKEKNKKIIDFGFNSKIDNTQALIGIVRMEYLTFNQYRRLKIAEKYNQKLSDMENIILPTFDDKSVGHLYPIRVKNNKRDFVKSELEKVGIQSEIYYPYLSHEQISYKKIISLPNTERMHKELLCLPLYPGLTKEEQEYVISKLRVVLEGLRCQEI; this is encoded by the coding sequence ATGACATTAAAATCTAGCAGTATTTTTAATTTTCGTAATAATATTCAAGAGTTGAAAAAACACACAGAAATTCATGCAAATAAATATCTTTCGAATGAAATAGATATTACAAGGCAAAACTTGTCGGAGAACAGGGATATTCAAAAAATAGAATTTATGCCTGTAAATAGCTTGATAAGAGAAGATGAAACAGAAAAAATTATTAAAGCATTAAAGCAACTTTTACCTACTGGAAAATATACTAGTGGCAAATATATAGATGAATTTGAACAGTATCTCTCGGAGTATCTATCCATTAATCATGTAATTGCGCTATCTAGTGGAACTGCAGCTTTAACAATTGGATTACTCTCTCTAGGAGTAACGGCTGGTGATGAAGTTATTTTACCTTCAAATAGTTTTGCAGCGACAGAAAATGCTGTTGTATCTATAGGAGCAACCCCTGTTTATGCTGATGTCAAAGATGACTTTACTATATGTCCTAAATCAATAGAAAACCTGATCACTTCAAAGACAAAAGCTATTTTATCTGTTCATTTATATGGTCGTTTTTGCGATATGTTAAAAATTAAAAAGATAGCGTTAGAACACGATATTAGAGTGATTGAGGATGCCTGCCAGGGAATTGGCTTAGAAGAGGTAGGTATGCATTCTGATTTAGCTGCATTAAGTTTTAATCCGTATAAAAATTTAGGAGTTTGCGGTAAAGCAGGAGCTATTATAACTAATAATGCTGAATTAGATTATAAATGTAGATTAATTAGTTATCACGGATTTAACTTAAAAGAAAAAAATAAGAAAATCATCGATTTTGGTTTTAATTCAAAAATTGATAACACACAAGCACTAATAGGAATTGTTAGAATGGAATATTTAACCTTTAATCAGTATAGAAGACTAAAAATAGCAGAAAAATATAATCAAAAATTAAGCGATATGGAAAATATTATTCTTCCTACATTTGATGACAAATCTGTGGGGCATCTATACCCTATCAGGGTCAAAAATAATAAGAGAGACTTTGTAAAATCAGAACTTGAAAAAGTTGGCATTCAATCCGAGATATATTATCCATACTTAAGCCATGAACAAATAAGTTACAAGAAAATAATTTCGCTTCCAAACACTGAACGAATGCATAAAGAGTTACTATGTTTACCTTTATATCCTGGTTTAACAAAAGAAGAACAAGAATATGTTATTAGTAAATTAAGAGTGGTACTGGAGGGGTTAAGGTGTCAGGAAATTTAA
- a CDS encoding HAD-IIB family hydrolase: MSGNLILFDFDETYYKHNTNQTDVYSLKEMEGLLQKISVNNNAITAILTGSTLDSVLEKMLKANMSYKPKHIFSDLSSKMYTWNNYEYVESDEYKNEVLTEPFLLEDILEILNHISSKHNVEFIPQREFYENETLYNFYLYSTGDTNLDKKILKDLTQYSKTRNYTMRFNRCNPLAGDPENAYDIDFTPKNAGKLYATKFLMRKYSIPRNSIIGFGDSGNDEEFLRYLDHAFIMSNSKDEEMKRKFKNTKYPYYKGIFKHVSEFVGGKND, encoded by the coding sequence GTGTCAGGAAATTTAATATTGTTTGATTTTGATGAAACTTACTACAAACATAATACTAATCAAACAGATGTATATTCTTTAAAAGAAATGGAAGGATTATTACAGAAAATATCAGTCAATAATAATGCTATTACAGCGATATTAACAGGCAGCACTTTAGATAGTGTTCTTGAAAAAATGTTAAAAGCTAATATGTCATATAAACCAAAGCATATTTTTTCCGACTTAAGTTCTAAAATGTACACATGGAATAACTATGAATACGTTGAATCGGATGAATATAAAAATGAAGTGTTAACTGAACCGTTTTTATTGGAAGATATATTAGAGATATTAAATCATATTTCTTCCAAACATAATGTGGAGTTTATACCACAAAGAGAATTTTATGAAAACGAAACATTGTACAATTTTTATTTATATTCCACAGGAGATACTAATTTAGATAAAAAGATACTAAAAGACCTTACCCAGTATTCTAAAACAAGAAATTATACTATGAGGTTTAATCGTTGTAATCCTTTAGCGGGAGACCCTGAAAATGCTTACGATATTGATTTTACTCCTAAAAATGCTGGGAAGTTATATGCCACAAAATTTTTGATGCGCAAGTATAGTATTCCCCGAAATTCAATTATTGGTTTTGGGGATAGTGGGAACGACGAAGAGTTCTTACGATACCTAGATCATGCATTTATTATGTCTAACAGTAAAGATGAGGAAATGAAGAGAAAATTTAAAAATACAAAATATCCTTATTATAAAGGTATATTTAAACATGTCAGTGAATTCGTAGGGGGTAAAAATGATTAA
- a CDS encoding S1C family serine protease, which produces MNSNDFNPTSQRQQNDTPPPSSKKSGWLRTIIIALIAGLIGGSIAFFAISGISNFTSSGNHSGANVNVAENEKGGNVLDQKSKSYPSINAMIKDKSPSIVGVVNEQKAENIEDLLRGKSTDAQPSGIGSGVIYQRNKKEAFIVTNNHVIDGASSIKVQLHNSKQVNAELVGTDPLTDIAVLKIKNRNDIKAIDFADSSKVKTGDSVFAMGNPLGLEFANTVTSGIISASERTIDAETPAGTNKVTVLQTDAAINPGNSGGALVDVNGNLVGINSMKISAPHVEGIGFAIPSNEVKLVIEQLVKHGEVKRPSIGIGMINVTDIPASYQKQLHTDSGVYVAEVQRSQSGLKRGDIITKIDDQKVENDSDLRSYLYKNKQPGDSVKFTVIRNGQSENVNVTLVESQ; this is translated from the coding sequence ATGAATTCAAATGATTTTAATCCTACTTCCCAAAGGCAACAAAATGATACGCCACCCCCTTCTTCAAAAAAGAGTGGATGGTTACGTACAATTATAATTGCTCTTATAGCAGGGCTTATCGGTGGTAGCATTGCATTCTTCGCTATCAGTGGTATTTCAAACTTTACATCATCAGGTAACCACTCTGGTGCGAATGTCAATGTTGCCGAAAATGAAAAAGGCGGCAATGTATTGGATCAAAAATCGAAATCATATCCATCAATCAATGCCATGATTAAAGACAAATCCCCTTCAATTGTAGGAGTAGTTAATGAACAAAAAGCTGAAAACATAGAAGATCTACTTCGAGGCAAGTCAACAGATGCACAACCTTCTGGCATTGGTTCAGGTGTCATCTATCAACGTAATAAAAAAGAAGCTTTTATTGTTACGAATAACCATGTTATTGACGGTGCATCTTCTATTAAAGTGCAACTACATAACTCTAAACAAGTAAACGCTGAACTAGTTGGCACAGACCCACTGACAGATATCGCTGTTCTAAAAATTAAAAATCGAAATGATATTAAAGCCATTGATTTTGCCGATTCATCAAAAGTAAAAACAGGTGATAGTGTCTTTGCGATGGGTAATCCACTCGGCTTAGAATTTGCGAATACGGTCACTTCTGGTATCATTTCAGCGAGTGAACGTACCATCGATGCTGAAACTCCAGCAGGTACAAATAAAGTGACAGTACTCCAAACAGATGCAGCTATTAATCCCGGTAATTCAGGTGGCGCATTGGTCGATGTTAATGGAAACTTAGTTGGCATTAACTCTATGAAAATCTCTGCCCCGCATGTTGAAGGTATCGGTTTTGCAATTCCAAGTAACGAAGTCAAATTAGTCATCGAACAACTCGTCAAGCATGGTGAAGTGAAGCGCCCATCAATTGGTATTGGTATGATCAATGTTACAGATATTCCAGCATCATATCAAAAACAACTTCACACTGACAGCGGCGTTTATGTTGCAGAAGTTCAACGCAGTCAAAGCGGGTTGAAACGTGGTGATATCATCACTAAAATCGATGATCAGAAAGTTGAAAACGATTCTGATTTACGCTCGTATTTATACAAAAATAAACAACCGGGAGATTCTGTTAAATTTACAGTTATACGTAATGGACAATCCGAAAACGTAAATGTAACATTAGTTGAGTCTCAATAA